A region from the Silene latifolia isolate original U9 population chromosome 7, ASM4854445v1, whole genome shotgun sequence genome encodes:
- the LOC141589845 gene encoding protein FAR1-RELATED SEQUENCE 5-like, with translation MSTSDATTSSSTNNSFKTPRTRIETLNALQYIPFCPEEKKPKVGQVFETLESTELFYKEYCTICGFTPRLATTKRIKGNELPNSFALRNVVCNRQGVKESRKRKRSVIDTDHLLRMMRESVCDDISRVRPITRIDCRALVQFKYQENGTYIVTRFDEAHNHPLASPESTIFLKGNRKMTEVQKQFVTKVKVLKLGGVKAYRGWKELCGGYNNIGATEVDFKNFVRDIKTYIGNFDAQMFVENLIGRKDTCSSFYFDFIVDENKCHLVECFGRDPICIKNYIFVR, from the coding sequence atgagtacaagtgatgcaactacgtCTTCTTCTACAAATAACAGCTTTAAAACACCAAGGACAAGAATTGAAACATTAAATGCACTCCAGTACATTCCATTCTGTCCAGAGGAAAAAAAACCTAAAGTAGGACAAGTATTTGAAACGCTAGAATCAACAGAGTTATTCTACAAAGAATATTGTACAATCTGTGGGTTTACGCCAAGGCTTGCAACAACAAAAAGGATTAAAGGCAATGAGTTaccaaacagttttgcattaaggaatGTTGTCTGCAATAGGCAAGGTGTAAAGGAAAGTAGGAAAAGGAAGAGAAGCGTCATCGATACCGATCATCTGCTGAGAATGATGCGAGAATCTGTGTGTGATGACATAAGCCGTGTGAGGCCGATTACAAGAATTGACTGTCGTGCATTAGTGCAGTTTAAATACCAAGAAAATGGAACTTATATTGTTACCAGATTCGATGAAGCGCATAACCATCCACTTGCTTCGCCTGAATCTACAATATTCTTGAAAGGAAACCGAAAAATGACAGAGGTACAGAAGCAATTTGTCACAAAGGTAAAGGTGCTAAAACTAGGTGGTGTGAAAGCCTATAGAGGTTGGAAGGAGTTGTGTGGAGGTTACAACAACATTGGGGCTACTGAGGTTGATTTCAAAAACTTTGTCAGGGACATAAAAACCTACATTGGTAATTTTGATGCACAAATGTTTGTTGAAAATCTTATAGGGAGAAAAGACACATGCagttcattttactttgattttatagTAGATGAAAACAAGTGCCATTTGGTCGAGTGTTTTGGGCGAGATCCGATCTGCATAAAGAACTACATCTTTGTTCGGTGA